In Panacibacter ginsenosidivorans, the following proteins share a genomic window:
- a CDS encoding SufE family protein, with the protein MTINEIQDELIEEFSLFGDWMEKYENIIQMGKELPLIDEQYKTDDNLIKGCQSRVWLHADYKDGNIVFTADSDAIITKGLVSMVVRVLSNHTPNEIVNADLYFVDQIGLKEHLSVTRSNGLLSMIKQMKMYALALQTKENAN; encoded by the coding sequence TTCATTGTTTGGCGATTGGATGGAGAAGTACGAGAATATTATTCAAATGGGAAAAGAGTTGCCACTGATTGATGAACAATATAAAACAGATGATAATTTAATCAAGGGTTGCCAGTCAAGAGTGTGGCTGCATGCGGATTACAAAGATGGCAATATTGTTTTCACTGCAGACAGTGATGCTATTATTACAAAAGGTTTGGTGAGCATGGTAGTTCGTGTATTATCGAATCACACACCAAATGAAATTGTAAATGCTGATCTTTATTTTGTTGACCAGATTGGTTTGAAAGAACATCTTTCTGTTACACGTTCAAACGGTTTGCTTTCAATGATAAAGCAAATGAAAATGTATGCGCTTGCATTGCAAACCAAAGAAAACGCAAATTGA
- a CDS encoding iron-sulfur cluster assembly protein produces MIDKINMEIKIIEALQTVYDPELPANIYDLGLVYSIDISDTGYVNIKMTLTAPGCPVAGEIIMDVDSKVRNVEGVSDVNVMLTFDPPWNRDMMTEEAKLELGFL; encoded by the coding sequence ATGATTGATAAAATAAACATGGAAATAAAGATCATAGAAGCGTTGCAAACAGTTTATGATCCTGAATTACCGGCCAATATTTATGATCTTGGTTTGGTGTACTCAATTGATATAAGTGATACGGGTTATGTAAATATCAAAATGACATTAACCGCACCTGGCTGCCCTGTGGCCGGTGAAATTATAATGGATGTAGATAGTAAAGTGCGTAACGTAGAAGGCGTGAGTGATGTAAATGTAATGCTCACATTCGATCCGCCATGGAACAGGGATATGATGACAGAAGAAGCCAAACTGGAGCTTGGCTTCTTATAA
- a CDS encoding sugar phosphate isomerase/epimerase family protein — protein sequence MTTRRSFLKTTGVASASLLIRPSFFEYKTSYIGLQLYTVRDAMEKDPAGTLAKVAQIGYNSIEAATYTGSQLFYGMDAKTFADTLKQNNLIIPSAHYRLGEEKANGADTKGTMLHEWDKAVDDAAAVGIKHMVCAWLSEQERGNIDHYKQLAATLNKSAEVCKKAGIQLCYHNHDFEFAAQDGQLPYDIILNNTDKDLVKMEIDLYWITKAKHDPIEMFKQHPGRFPLWHVKDMDKTPEQAFTEVGNGTIDFKKIFENAKTAGLKYFFVEQDKCPGSPFDSITTSYNYIKKNLV from the coding sequence ATGACAACGAGACGTTCCTTTCTGAAGACAACAGGTGTTGCATCAGCCAGTCTTCTTATACGACCTTCCTTTTTTGAATATAAGACTTCTTACATCGGACTACAATTATATACGGTAAGGGATGCAATGGAGAAAGATCCGGCAGGAACACTTGCTAAAGTTGCACAAATTGGTTACAATTCAATAGAAGCAGCCACATACACAGGATCGCAGTTGTTTTATGGTATGGATGCCAAAACTTTTGCTGATACGCTTAAGCAAAATAACCTGATAATTCCCAGCGCGCATTACAGATTGGGTGAGGAGAAAGCAAATGGCGCAGATACAAAAGGTACCATGCTGCATGAGTGGGACAAAGCCGTAGATGATGCTGCAGCTGTTGGAATAAAGCACATGGTGTGCGCCTGGTTATCTGAACAGGAGCGTGGCAACATTGATCATTACAAACAATTGGCTGCTACGTTAAATAAATCTGCCGAAGTCTGCAAAAAAGCCGGTATTCAATTATGCTACCATAATCATGATTTTGAATTTGCTGCGCAGGATGGTCAACTGCCATACGATATAATATTGAATAATACAGACAAGGATCTTGTAAAAATGGAAATAGATCTTTACTGGATAACAAAAGCAAAACATGATCCTATTGAAATGTTTAAACAACATCCGGGAAGGTTTCCTTTATGGCATGTAAAAGATATGGACAAAACACCCGAGCAGGCATTTACAGAAGTAGGAAACGGAACAATTGATTTCAAAAAAATATTTGAAAATGCCAAGACTGCGGGATTGAAATACTTTTTTGTAGAGCAGGATAAATGCCCGGGATCTCCTTTTGATAGTATTACTACCAGCTATAATTACATAAAGAAAAATCTTGTGTAG
- a CDS encoding DUF2207 domain-containing protein, which produces MKKIVVSLFILFALANIATAQEYFTIRQYDVTVHVNKDASLDVDETINVHFTEARHGIIRAIPFRYKLQSLPEGAEKADRQLESGRYSHTIIENVKVDGWDYEVSTDGDYKSIKIGSADKVVDGDQQYVIHYRMLNAINFFKDHAELYFNIIGDKWETTIDSVNFTVSLYDTLPGTPDYFVATGATGSQRNNTVSNWTDNKILTGHTTTVLVYHEGLTVGIGLPKDFLTEQDYSLLGIAWMILPLGVFIGMFLIWKKWGKDEKPTVQTEFYPPENVSPSISGYVIDDTLNRRDLTALVPYWGAGGYLKIEETEKSSLLGLIKDKEYTFIKLKELPATAKDFEQTLFNGIFASGDNVKLSSLKNVLYKSMNTAKSQVEAEIKRDEYYVKGSATTGCLFMVFSLAFIVYGGAVLFGALEGYAWTGVAFLSSGIIIMFFGIFMRKKTRKGTDLYQKLLGFKEFLKAVEKDRLKEFLKQDEHYFDKILPYAIVFGIADTWKDKLEGLDIPPPNWYVGNYTTFNTVMFMSSLNNSMNQMSSTFYSSPGSSGSSGGSFSGGGGFSGGGFGGGGGSSW; this is translated from the coding sequence GTGAAAAAAATAGTTGTATCCCTTTTTATTTTATTTGCCCTCGCCAACATTGCAACAGCACAGGAATACTTTACCATCAGGCAATATGATGTTACAGTACATGTAAATAAGGATGCATCGCTTGATGTGGATGAAACTATCAATGTTCATTTCACAGAAGCGAGGCATGGCATTATCCGCGCCATCCCTTTCAGATATAAATTACAATCGTTGCCTGAGGGTGCAGAAAAAGCAGACAGGCAACTGGAGTCTGGCCGCTACTCACATACGATCATAGAGAATGTAAAAGTTGATGGATGGGATTATGAAGTAAGTACAGATGGTGATTATAAATCTATCAAGATCGGTTCTGCAGATAAGGTGGTTGATGGCGATCAGCAGTATGTAATTCATTACCGCATGCTGAATGCTATAAACTTTTTTAAAGATCATGCGGAATTATATTTCAACATCATTGGCGACAAATGGGAAACAACAATAGACTCTGTAAACTTCACCGTATCGTTATATGATACGCTACCCGGCACGCCGGATTATTTTGTGGCAACAGGTGCAACAGGTTCGCAGCGGAATAATACGGTATCAAACTGGACAGATAATAAAATATTAACGGGACATACCACTACGGTACTTGTTTATCATGAAGGATTAACAGTTGGCATTGGATTACCCAAAGATTTTCTAACAGAACAGGATTACAGCTTGCTTGGCATTGCGTGGATGATACTGCCCCTGGGTGTTTTCATTGGTATGTTTTTGATCTGGAAGAAATGGGGTAAAGATGAAAAGCCAACAGTGCAAACAGAGTTTTATCCGCCTGAAAATGTAAGCCCAAGTATTTCAGGTTATGTAATTGATGATACACTGAACAGGAGAGACCTTACAGCATTGGTACCCTACTGGGGTGCAGGCGGGTATTTAAAAATAGAAGAAACAGAAAAAAGTTCATTGCTTGGTTTAATAAAAGATAAAGAATACACTTTTATAAAACTGAAAGAATTACCTGCAACTGCAAAAGATTTTGAACAAACATTATTCAATGGAATTTTTGCGTCAGGCGATAATGTAAAACTAAGTTCATTAAAAAATGTGTTGTACAAATCAATGAACACAGCAAAAAGCCAGGTAGAAGCTGAAATAAAAAGAGATGAGTATTATGTAAAAGGTTCTGCAACAACGGGCTGTTTATTTATGGTGTTTAGCCTTGCATTTATAGTATATGGTGGTGCTGTATTGTTCGGCGCATTGGAAGGTTATGCATGGACAGGTGTTGCATTTTTATCAAGCGGTATTATTATAATGTTTTTCGGCATATTCATGCGAAAGAAAACGAGAAAAGGTACAGATCTGTATCAAAAACTACTCGGCTTTAAAGAATTTTTGAAAGCTGTGGAGAAAGATCGGTTGAAAGAATTTCTAAAGCAGGATGAGCATTATTTTGACAAGATATTACCTTATGCCATTGTGTTTGGTATTGCAGATACATGGAAAGATAAACTGGAAGGTCTTGATATTCCACCGCCAAACTGGTATGTGGGTAATTATACAACATTCAACACAGTCATGTTCATGAGTAGTTTAAATAATTCTATGAACCAAATGTCAAGTACATTTTATAGCTCACCCGGCAGCAGCGGCAGCAGTGGTGGCAGTTTCAGCGGGGGAGGAGGATTTAGTGGCGGCGGATTTGGTGGCGGTGGAGGAAGCAGTTGGTGA
- a CDS encoding LemA family protein gives MALWIILGIIVLLLLWFVGMYNGFVKARIKIDNSWSDINVFLKKRFDLIPNLVNTVKGYAAHESQTLEKVVQARNAAVAVPAGDVQAAAQANQNLSGALRGLLAIAENYPDLKANQNFLELQTALQNIEGDLGNARRYYNATVRDYNTSIQQFPGVILANMTGFKPREFFELEDKQEAKNVEVKF, from the coding sequence ATGGCACTCTGGATCATTCTCGGCATAATTGTTTTATTGCTCTTATGGTTTGTGGGCATGTACAATGGTTTTGTAAAAGCAAGGATCAAGATCGACAATAGCTGGAGCGATATTAATGTGTTCCTGAAAAAACGTTTTGATCTTATTCCCAACCTGGTGAACACCGTAAAAGGTTATGCGGCACACGAAAGCCAGACACTTGAAAAAGTAGTGCAGGCGCGTAATGCAGCAGTAGCAGTACCTGCAGGAGATGTACAGGCTGCTGCACAGGCCAACCAAAACCTTAGTGGTGCTTTGCGTGGTTTACTGGCTATCGCAGAAAATTATCCTGACCTGAAAGCAAACCAGAATTTTCTTGAACTGCAAACAGCATTGCAAAATATAGAAGGCGATCTTGGTAATGCACGCCGGTACTACAATGCAACCGTAAGAGATTATAATACATCTATTCAACAATTTCCGGGTGTGATATTGGCAAACATGACCGGTTTTAAGCCAAGAGAATTCTTTGAACTGGAAGACAAACAGGAAGCAAAAAATGTAGAAGTAAAATTTTAA
- a CDS encoding DUF2306 domain-containing protein, with product MTTKIIGYLGWAIVLSVSFYFIYNNVFNYFSYDKTHYSDGGFWPSYAPFLLAHVVFGMIALLLGPLQFIPAIRKKYVKTHHTIGKIYLISILIAASASLYLSIDKVIITEKGINFGTGLMGLAIAWLLTSGMAYWSIRHRNFAQHREWMVRSFVVTTAFASFRLFNNTLIDDFHIDPNATSDVMSWACWAFPLLITEVVLQAIKIRRGYAALSKKQQQNVVKAV from the coding sequence ATGACCACGAAAATTATCGGCTATCTTGGATGGGCAATTGTTTTGTCCGTTTCATTTTATTTTATCTACAACAATGTTTTTAATTATTTCAGTTACGACAAAACACATTATAGCGACGGTGGTTTCTGGCCCTCGTATGCTCCTTTCCTTCTTGCGCATGTTGTGTTTGGAATGATAGCCCTGTTACTGGGCCCGTTGCAGTTTATACCTGCCATTAGAAAAAAATATGTAAAAACACATCATACAATTGGAAAGATCTATCTTATCAGTATTCTAATTGCCGCATCTGCTTCGTTGTATCTGTCTATCGATAAAGTGATCATTACAGAAAAGGGAATAAACTTTGGAACAGGCCTTATGGGGCTTGCCATCGCCTGGCTGCTTACATCAGGTATGGCTTACTGGAGCATACGGCACAGAAACTTTGCGCAACACCGCGAATGGATGGTAAGAAGTTTTGTTGTTACTACCGCATTTGCCAGTTTCAGGCTGTTTAATAATACACTGATCGACGATTTTCATATCGACCCAAATGCTACCAGCGATGTAATGTCATGGGCATGCTGGGCATTTCCATTGCTTATTACAGAAGTAGTTTTGCAGGCAATAAAAATACGCAGAGGTTATGCGGCTCTTTCAAAAAAACAACAGCAGAATGTTGTAAAAGCAGTCTAA
- a CDS encoding DUF748 domain-containing protein, producing the protein MHTKKKKIWIRWMISLTALLLLLVVGNMILKSILKKRLYDLTKQFQPVANAGYSDVHISLLSGSIDIDSLSIKYHPDTAHKKHTHDLYFPVLHIGGINYFKLISGKNFSASLLQLKNGRIKLDPYLYDKKDSVSSRIFSAIKLPFENLFFDKVELLNTTVQELNDDKQEDLLNGEIILEDLYVAHLGADFSADSIHFSNVQCALTDVNYALPGYHTVHIKKIALNSKDSTLLIDSVNLIPDLGKFQLGQKLHHQADHIRATVSSVKVDGLDVMKLRKKKFIAANLNINQSVVYVFRDRRLPRLMKQQPTSADYLKMIPADVYISHFKLTDATVTSEEFPKKGNQTGFIKIAHISISMQPFFNRQDKNNKSVLTASVKGSIMNAGNIHASIDLDLPTGNEDIKGAIEDLHLTALNPSAENLGQFHIESGVLDHLSFNFSANSKKAKGEIIGAYHDLVIDKLKNNGKENKTAWLPTFALHNFIIPKTKDASTPVKKRTGKIDYDRDPTRLVTFFYIKALLDGIRDSFSLGFLLPE; encoded by the coding sequence ATGCACACTAAAAAGAAAAAAATATGGATTAGATGGATGATCAGTTTAACTGCTCTATTGCTTTTGCTGGTAGTTGGTAATATGATTTTAAAAAGCATACTAAAAAAAAGACTGTATGATTTAACGAAACAATTTCAGCCGGTGGCAAATGCGGGTTATAGTGATGTGCATATAAGTTTACTTTCCGGCTCTATAGATATAGATAGTCTTTCTATCAAATACCATCCTGATACAGCACATAAAAAACATACACATGATTTGTATTTCCCGGTATTGCATATTGGCGGTATAAATTACTTTAAACTTATTTCGGGTAAAAACTTCAGTGCATCTTTATTACAGCTAAAAAATGGCCGTATAAAATTAGACCCTTACCTCTATGATAAAAAGGATTCAGTTAGTTCCCGGATATTTTCTGCAATTAAACTGCCTTTCGAAAATCTGTTCTTTGACAAAGTAGAATTATTAAATACAACAGTACAAGAACTAAACGATGATAAGCAGGAAGATTTATTGAACGGAGAGATAATTTTAGAGGATCTGTACGTTGCCCATCTGGGTGCTGATTTTTCAGCAGACAGTATTCATTTTTCAAATGTTCAATGTGCGCTGACTGATGTAAATTATGCATTGCCCGGCTATCATACTGTTCATATAAAAAAGATAGCTTTAAACAGTAAAGATTCTACGCTGCTGATTGATTCGGTAAACCTTATACCAGACCTTGGTAAATTTCAACTCGGGCAAAAGCTGCATCACCAGGCAGATCATATACGTGCCACAGTTTCATCTGTAAAAGTTGACGGACTTGATGTAATGAAACTACGTAAGAAAAAATTTATCGCTGCAAATTTAAACATTAACCAAAGCGTTGTTTATGTTTTCCGCGACAGGCGTCTGCCACGGCTAATGAAACAGCAGCCAACATCTGCTGATTACCTGAAAATGATTCCTGCAGATGTTTACATCAGTCATTTTAAACTTACAGATGCCACAGTAACTTCAGAAGAATTTCCAAAGAAGGGTAATCAAACCGGGTTTATAAAAATTGCCCATATCAGTATCAGTATGCAGCCATTTTTTAACAGGCAGGATAAAAATAACAAGTCTGTTCTTACTGCAAGTGTAAAAGGCAGTATCATGAATGCGGGAAATATACATGCCAGTATCGATCTTGATTTGCCAACAGGCAATGAAGATATAAAAGGCGCTATTGAAGATTTACATCTTACCGCGCTTAACCCATCCGCAGAGAACCTGGGACAATTTCATATTGAAAGTGGGGTGCTTGATCATTTATCGTTCAACTTTTCTGCTAACAGCAAAAAAGCAAAGGGAGAAATTATCGGCGCATATCATGACCTTGTAATAGATAAATTGAAAAATAACGGTAAGGAAAATAAGACCGCATGGTTACCCACTTTTGCGTTGCACAATTTTATTATTCCAAAAACTAAAGATGCCTCAACGCCTGTAAAAAAAAGAACAGGTAAAATAGATTATGACCGCGACCCAACAAGGCTGGTAACCTTCTTTTATATAAAAGCTTTACTGGACGGTATTCGAGATAGCTTCAGTCTTGGCTTTCTGCTGCCGGAATAA
- a CDS encoding DUF885 domain-containing protein has translation MKQFISAVILFAAIIGCNSNTQPGAKADTDAAFQKLANDYLDGYFAARPLYAVSLGFHEGYDGKVPDYSKAALDAELSRLKGFDSQLNSIDTTGLSNQNFMDFRILRNAIKSEILNIEDEHIYTHNPMTYAGAIDVNTYVKRDFAPLEERLKYIISTERVIPALFAAAKTNLEDSLPKPFIETAIQIAEGNAGFLKGDLLTALKDVKNDTLIAVFKKVNDTAIKAYDNFVQWLTKEKLPKATNHYAIGKENYKKMLLYSEGITMEPEQILAIGMQELKKEQAEFNAAAKIINPNKKPVDVYHDLQNDHPTADSLIPVVKEHLESIRQFLIDHKICSIPSEVRVGVKETPQYARATSTASMDVAGPFEKKATESYYYVTPVNASWNAKQKEDWLHQFDYYTTDNVTIHEAYPGHYMQGLHLNASNATKIEKIFGSYAYVEGWAHYCEKMMVDEGFGGTDSVTAAKHRLAMSGDALLRICRLCNSVKIHCQGATIEEGTKFFMDNWYQGEKPSYQESLRGSFDPGYLFYTVGKLEIQKLRKDYQQQEGSNFSLQKFHDAMMDNGMPPVIMLREILLKDKSKWNEIL, from the coding sequence ATGAAACAATTTATAAGTGCAGTTATTTTATTTGCAGCGATTATTGGATGTAACAGCAATACACAACCAGGTGCAAAAGCTGATACAGATGCTGCCTTTCAAAAACTTGCAAATGATTACCTGGACGGCTACTTTGCTGCAAGACCACTTTATGCAGTTTCGCTTGGATTTCATGAAGGTTACGATGGCAAAGTGCCTGATTACAGCAAAGCCGCACTGGATGCGGAATTGAGCCGACTCAAAGGTTTTGATTCGCAGCTTAATTCCATTGATACCACAGGCTTAAGCAATCAGAATTTTATGGACTTCCGTATTCTCCGTAACGCCATTAAGAGCGAGATATTGAATATAGAAGATGAACATATATACACGCACAATCCAATGACATATGCAGGTGCAATTGATGTGAATACTTACGTTAAGCGTGACTTTGCACCGCTGGAAGAGCGTCTGAAATATATTATTTCAACGGAGAGAGTAATACCTGCATTATTTGCCGCTGCCAAAACCAACCTGGAAGATTCATTACCAAAACCATTCATTGAAACAGCCATACAAATTGCAGAAGGTAATGCAGGTTTTTTAAAAGGCGATCTGCTTACTGCATTGAAAGATGTGAAGAATGATACGCTGATAGCTGTATTTAAAAAAGTAAATGATACTGCCATAAAAGCTTATGATAATTTTGTGCAATGGCTTACCAAAGAAAAACTACCAAAGGCAACGAATCATTACGCCATTGGCAAAGAGAATTATAAAAAAATGTTGCTGTATAGTGAAGGTATTACTATGGAGCCTGAACAAATTTTGGCAATTGGTATGCAGGAGTTAAAAAAAGAACAGGCTGAATTTAATGCCGCTGCAAAGATCATTAATCCCAATAAAAAGCCTGTGGATGTTTATCACGACCTACAGAACGATCATCCAACAGCAGACAGTCTTATACCTGTAGTTAAAGAACACCTGGAAAGTATCAGGCAATTTTTAATAGATCATAAAATATGCAGCATACCTTCCGAAGTACGTGTTGGTGTAAAAGAAACGCCGCAATATGCAAGAGCAACAAGTACTGCTTCAATGGATGTTGCAGGGCCTTTTGAAAAGAAAGCAACTGAATCTTATTATTACGTTACACCTGTTAATGCATCATGGAATGCAAAACAAAAAGAAGATTGGTTGCACCAGTTTGATTATTACACTACAGATAATGTAACCATTCATGAAGCTTATCCCGGGCATTATATGCAGGGCCTGCATTTGAACGCTTCCAATGCAACAAAAATCGAAAAGATATTTGGCAGTTATGCATACGTAGAGGGCTGGGCTCATTACTGTGAAAAGATGATGGTGGATGAAGGCTTTGGCGGCACAGACAGTGTTACTGCCGCAAAGCATCGGCTTGCGATGAGCGGCGATGCATTGTTGCGCATCTGCCGTTTATGTAACTCTGTTAAAATACATTGTCAGGGCGCAACAATTGAAGAGGGTACAAAATTTTTTATGGACAACTGGTACCAGGGCGAAAAGCCATCTTACCAGGAATCATTACGTGGCAGCTTTGATCCCGGTTATTTATTTTATACAGTAGGAAAGTTAGAAATACAAAAACTAAGAAAGGATTATCAACAACAGGAAGGCAGCAATTTTTCGTTACAAAAATTCCATGATGCAATGATGGATAATGGTATGCCCCCGGTTATCATGTTAAGAGAAATATTATTAAAGGACAAAAGCAAGTGGAACGAAATTTTGTAA
- a CDS encoding cold-shock protein, translated as MAETWNKKERIKKKQQQKKEKAEKKQERKDNSRDGNNLESMIAYLDENGNLTSQPPDPRKKITVKAEDIEIGVPKHQPVNPEDLIRKGTVTFFNDAKGYGFIKDADSNESVFVHINSLTEEIRENNKVTFEVEMGPKGANAINIKLVK; from the coding sequence ATGGCAGAAACATGGAACAAGAAAGAAAGAATAAAGAAAAAACAACAACAGAAAAAAGAAAAAGCGGAAAAGAAACAGGAAAGAAAAGATAATTCAAGGGATGGCAACAACCTTGAAAGCATGATTGCCTACCTGGATGAAAATGGCAATCTTACTTCCCAACCACCGGATCCACGCAAAAAAATAACGGTAAAAGCCGAGGACATTGAGATTGGTGTACCGAAACACCAGCCAGTTAACCCTGAGGATCTCATAAGAAAAGGAACAGTTACTTTTTTTAACGATGCAAAGGGATATGGCTTTATAAAAGACGCTGATTCGAATGAAAGCGTTTTTGTACACATCAATTCTTTGACGGAAGAAATCAGAGAAAATAATAAAGTAACGTTTGAAGTAGAGATGGGCCCCAAAGGTGCCAATGCAATAAATATAAAACTGGTGAAATAG
- a CDS encoding FG-GAP repeat domain-containing protein, with product MDVNNDGWADLIRFDVPGGVCVWYENNKNKKGLWQRHMILPYAGIENPAFVDVDKDGRNDIICNDTLAKEVIWLKSPVEKKDTVWQRFVISHDKFIATNRYTHGLGWGDVNKDGRNDVIIKSGWWESPLNVTDADWRFHPADLGEDCANMFVLDVDEDGDNDIISSSTHNYGVWWHEQKIDARGNVTWETHEISILFSQSHSLAMVDMNADGQPDLVTGKRYRAHNNGDPGAFEPGVLYWFEFKPGKNPQWIPHEIDDNSGIGNSFVVKDINNDQLIDIVVSNKKGVFFFEQIK from the coding sequence ATGGACGTAAATAATGATGGATGGGCTGACCTGATAAGATTCGATGTGCCCGGTGGTGTTTGTGTCTGGTATGAAAATAACAAAAATAAAAAAGGGCTATGGCAAAGGCACATGATACTGCCATATGCAGGTATTGAGAACCCTGCATTTGTTGATGTTGATAAAGATGGCAGAAATGATATTATTTGTAATGATACATTGGCGAAAGAAGTGATATGGCTAAAATCGCCTGTTGAAAAAAAAGATACGGTGTGGCAGCGTTTTGTAATAAGTCATGACAAGTTTATAGCAACCAACCGGTACACACATGGTCTTGGTTGGGGTGATGTAAATAAAGATGGAAGGAATGATGTGATCATTAAAAGCGGCTGGTGGGAATCTCCTTTAAATGTTACAGATGCAGACTGGAGATTTCATCCTGCTGATCTTGGTGAAGATTGCGCTAATATGTTTGTACTAGATGTGGACGAAGATGGAGATAATGATATCATCAGTTCTTCTACACACAACTACGGTGTTTGGTGGCATGAACAAAAGATAGATGCCCGGGGAAATGTAACATGGGAAACGCATGAGATAAGTATACTGTTTTCCCAGTCTCATTCGCTTGCCATGGTTGATATGAACGCAGATGGGCAGCCTGATCTTGTAACAGGCAAACGTTATCGTGCACATAATAATGGCGATCCCGGCGCTTTTGAGCCAGGCGTTTTATATTGGTTTGAATTTAAGCCAGGCAAAAATCCACAATGGATACCTCATGAGATTGATGATAATTCTGGCATAGGAAATAGTTTCGTAGTTAAGGACATTAATAATGA